The following are encoded in a window of Pirellulaceae bacterium genomic DNA:
- a CDS encoding BON domain-containing protein: MKRALVAFLALALTTLSGAFATADDEQIAKQIVDRLQQHQQSAQLQDFNIGVQVDKGTVTMMGNVAASDHAVLALDIARRIPGVKLVINDLYVQAQPADAADPSNVSAAPEPAKRMEAPEPSEVTETPQVDEVATVDFDPTANVEITAVQQAAMEQPAEIPAPPTAAIPAPPTAATAATAAIPAPHTAAIPAIQPPQQQFRQPVAQPLVIAPSRPQQSGTAAGFIPQQRPTAYAPVGSGITAPQPQHVSQAPLAFARSYGNNARPVSYVAPEYNQSRQAQYSSMGGPAPVPMGNTPGSVGTASYDNPQMPGYAWPSYAAYPNYAAVTYPHQYSATAWPYIGPFYPYPQVPLGWRKVMLEWDDGWWFLDFKSK, translated from the coding sequence ATGAAGAGAGCATTAGTGGCATTCTTAGCCCTAGCGCTGACCACGCTGTCCGGCGCCTTCGCCACAGCGGATGACGAACAGATCGCGAAACAGATCGTCGATCGCCTACAGCAGCACCAACAGTCGGCCCAGCTGCAGGACTTTAACATTGGTGTCCAAGTCGACAAAGGCACCGTGACCATGATGGGCAACGTCGCCGCGTCAGACCACGCAGTTCTGGCCTTGGACATCGCGCGGAGGATCCCGGGCGTCAAATTGGTCATCAACGACCTCTATGTTCAGGCTCAACCGGCAGATGCAGCTGATCCGAGCAACGTTTCGGCAGCTCCAGAACCAGCCAAACGCATGGAAGCTCCCGAGCCTTCTGAGGTGACGGAAACGCCTCAGGTAGACGAAGTGGCGACCGTGGATTTTGATCCGACGGCCAACGTGGAAATTACAGCGGTTCAACAGGCCGCCATGGAGCAACCTGCCGAGATTCCAGCACCACCCACGGCGGCCATTCCAGCACCACCCACGGCGGCCACGGCGGCCACGGCGGCCATTCCAGCGCCACACACGGCGGCCATTCCAGCCATTCAGCCACCTCAGCAGCAGTTCCGACAGCCGGTCGCACAGCCGTTAGTCATTGCACCATCGCGACCACAGCAAAGTGGCACAGCAGCTGGTTTTATTCCACAGCAGCGTCCAACGGCATACGCTCCGGTCGGATCTGGCATCACCGCCCCACAGCCGCAACATGTGTCGCAAGCTCCGCTGGCATTCGCCCGCAGCTACGGTAACAATGCCCGTCCTGTGTCCTATGTCGCACCCGAATACAACCAATCGCGACAAGCTCAGTACAGTTCGATGGGCGGCCCAGCGCCGGTCCCAATGGGAAACACCCCGGGAAGTGTTGGCACAGCCTCGTACGACAATCCTCAAATGCCCGGATACGCTTGGCCGAGCTACGCAGCTTACCCGAACTACGCTGCGGTCACCTATCCGCATCAGTATTCGGCAACTGCCTGGCCCTACATCGGTCCGTTCTACCCCTATCCGCAAGTACCGCTCGGATGGCGAAAGGTGATGTTGGAATGGGATGACGGTTGGTGGTTCCTCGACTTCAAGTCGAAATAA
- a CDS encoding thioredoxin-like domain-containing protein — MLRHASSHLLGLVLTLAIVTQTFAAQPTARQALSLVPMQKQVKFDRPNESEIKKCTISATQTDGNRAWIVKDSKGNLLRRFVDTNGDNKIDQWCYYQGGIEVYRDIDADFNEKADQYRWFGTGGMRWGTDKNEDGQIDAWKWISPEEVSAELVRAMRDQDANRFSTLLITKKEIAQLGLKTEFGKQITTRAKNAQDNFLTYAKGQKVVTDQTNWVDFSAPRPGVVPAGGEQAKKDLIVYENVIAVTDTAGKHEEVQVGTLVRVGDLWRLIDLPSSDNSGFFFTVNERSASSGANDSETASPQTQLLVEQLEDLDRSLAKASSPPAIRKIYQRRSAVLEKLISASSETEKNMWLLQLVDSVVATAEPGTGDGGIQALKALSKKVSSLTEDQEILSQANFALRMAEYTASLQKPNANFGKIQSDWIETLEEFVANYAGTRPAGEAMLQIAVSQEFAGEDTAATKWYDQIVSDYPNTEMSEKAAGAIRRLKSIGEPLELSGKGLDGRPIDLASLRGRVVLVHYWATWCEPCKEDMKQLRNLLAKNARRKFAIVGVNLDDQAQSAVDYVRAERIKWPQLHAQGGLESPLAKQLGVFTLPLMMLIDKDGTVVNRSIAVEELEAEVSKRLSTRSRK, encoded by the coding sequence ATGCTTCGTCACGCTTCTTCTCATCTGCTTGGCCTGGTACTCACGCTAGCCATTGTCACGCAAACCTTCGCCGCTCAGCCAACCGCTCGGCAAGCATTAAGCCTGGTTCCCATGCAGAAGCAGGTAAAATTTGATCGCCCGAATGAATCTGAGATCAAAAAATGCACGATCAGCGCAACCCAAACAGATGGAAATCGTGCCTGGATTGTCAAAGATTCTAAAGGCAACCTGTTACGCCGCTTTGTGGATACCAACGGCGATAACAAGATTGATCAATGGTGCTATTACCAAGGTGGGATCGAGGTTTACCGAGACATCGATGCCGATTTCAACGAGAAAGCAGATCAGTATCGCTGGTTCGGAACCGGTGGCATGCGTTGGGGTACGGACAAAAACGAAGACGGTCAAATTGATGCTTGGAAATGGATCTCGCCAGAAGAAGTCTCTGCCGAACTGGTACGGGCGATGCGAGATCAAGACGCCAACCGATTCAGTACCTTGCTGATTACCAAAAAAGAAATCGCCCAACTCGGCCTGAAGACGGAATTTGGTAAACAAATCACGACACGTGCCAAAAACGCGCAAGATAACTTCCTGACCTATGCAAAGGGCCAGAAAGTGGTTACGGATCAGACGAATTGGGTCGACTTTAGTGCACCTCGACCGGGTGTGGTTCCCGCCGGCGGAGAGCAAGCCAAGAAGGATCTGATCGTTTATGAGAATGTGATCGCCGTCACGGACACTGCCGGCAAACATGAAGAAGTCCAAGTAGGCACGCTGGTTCGCGTCGGAGACCTGTGGCGTTTGATCGATTTACCGTCATCCGACAATTCGGGTTTTTTCTTTACGGTCAACGAGCGTTCGGCGAGCTCAGGGGCGAATGATTCCGAAACGGCCAGCCCTCAAACACAATTACTGGTGGAACAACTCGAGGATCTTGATCGAAGCTTGGCCAAAGCCAGTTCGCCACCAGCTATTCGCAAAATCTACCAGCGACGTTCTGCGGTTCTTGAGAAACTGATTTCCGCCAGTTCAGAAACAGAAAAAAACATGTGGCTGCTGCAGCTCGTCGACAGTGTGGTGGCAACAGCCGAACCGGGAACCGGCGATGGTGGGATTCAAGCGTTGAAGGCACTTAGCAAAAAAGTGAGCTCACTCACCGAGGATCAGGAAATCTTATCGCAAGCTAACTTTGCCCTGCGGATGGCCGAGTACACAGCAAGCCTTCAAAAACCCAATGCGAACTTCGGCAAAATTCAATCCGACTGGATCGAAACGCTGGAAGAATTCGTCGCCAACTACGCTGGCACTCGCCCTGCCGGCGAAGCAATGCTGCAAATTGCCGTTTCTCAAGAGTTCGCAGGAGAAGATACGGCTGCGACAAAATGGTACGACCAAATCGTCAGCGACTACCCAAACACGGAAATGTCAGAGAAAGCCGCAGGTGCAATCCGACGGCTGAAGTCAATTGGCGAACCTCTCGAATTGAGCGGCAAAGGGCTCGATGGCCGCCCGATCGATTTGGCCAGCCTCCGTGGACGCGTTGTCCTCGTCCACTACTGGGCCACCTGGTGTGAGCCTTGCAAAGAAGACATGAAACAGCTCCGCAATCTGCTGGCAAAGAACGCACGACGAAAATTCGCCATCGTTGGTGTAAATCTCGACGACCAAGCTCAGTCGGCCGTGGACTACGTCCGGGCCGAACGAATCAAGTGGCCCCAATTGCATGCCCAAGGCGGACTGGAAAGTCCACTGGCAAAACAGCTGGGTGTCTTTACACTACCGCTGATGATGCTCATCGATAAGGACGGTACGGTGGTCAATCGATCGATTGCTGTGGAAGAACTCGAAGCCGAAGTTAGTAAGCGGCTTTCAACACGTTCAAGAAAGTAA
- the acpS gene encoding holo-ACP synthase — MNVIGIGTDIVECLRIAQMIERHGELFITRVYTPHEIEYCSTRKAATQHYAGRWAAKEAVLKALGTGWIRGITWRDVEVRNRQGGKPTIALAGGAREICEKLGIGEMQISISHCRSHATAFAIAICED; from the coding sequence ATGAATGTGATCGGCATTGGAACCGACATCGTAGAATGTCTGAGAATCGCTCAAATGATCGAGCGTCACGGCGAATTGTTCATCACGCGAGTCTACACGCCCCACGAAATCGAGTATTGCAGCACACGCAAAGCCGCGACCCAGCATTATGCAGGTCGCTGGGCCGCCAAGGAAGCTGTCCTGAAAGCCTTGGGGACCGGTTGGATTCGTGGCATCACCTGGCGGGATGTCGAGGTACGCAATCGACAAGGGGGCAAGCCCACCATCGCTCTAGCGGGGGGGGCGAGGGAGATCTGCGAGAAACTGGGAATCGGAGAAATGCAAATCTCAATCTCCCATTGCCGCAGCCACGCGACCGCTTTCGCAATCGCGATCTGCGAAGATTGA
- the trpS gene encoding tryptophan--tRNA ligase — MRVLSGIQPTGRFHWGNYFGAIQQYLELQNEDESYYFIANLHALTTIRDKEVLWQHSLDAAIDLLSLGLNPEHATLFLQSDVPEVSELCWLLMTGTPLGLLERCHAYKEKKAKGIKADAGLFTYPVLMAADILAYDADWVPVGEDQVQHIEVTRDLAGSFNHQFGETFVLPKAKVLSATAKVPGTDGQKMSKSYDNTIEIFEVPKKQRKQLMRITTDSRPMEEAKDPDTDHLYQLFSLFANEPEREEMAAMYRRGGFGYGDVKKALADVAENFFAEARERREQFVANPKQVRDILEDGASRARQKAGAVLHRAQEACGLKHR; from the coding sequence ATGAGAGTTTTATCGGGAATTCAACCAACCGGTCGGTTCCATTGGGGCAACTATTTTGGCGCGATCCAACAATATTTGGAGCTCCAAAACGAGGATGAATCATACTATTTCATCGCTAACCTGCATGCGTTGACGACGATCCGCGATAAGGAAGTGCTTTGGCAACATTCGTTGGACGCTGCCATTGACTTGCTATCACTGGGATTGAATCCCGAACATGCCACGCTTTTCTTGCAATCGGATGTTCCCGAGGTTTCCGAACTTTGCTGGCTGCTGATGACCGGAACGCCTTTAGGGTTGCTAGAGCGTTGTCACGCCTACAAGGAAAAGAAGGCAAAGGGGATCAAAGCTGACGCTGGGCTGTTTACCTACCCCGTCTTGATGGCGGCCGACATTCTGGCCTACGACGCCGATTGGGTCCCCGTCGGAGAAGATCAAGTACAGCATATCGAGGTCACTCGCGACTTAGCGGGTAGCTTTAACCACCAATTTGGTGAGACGTTTGTGTTGCCGAAGGCAAAAGTGCTGTCTGCGACAGCCAAAGTACCGGGCACCGATGGTCAAAAGATGTCAAAAAGTTACGACAACACGATCGAAATCTTCGAGGTCCCCAAAAAACAGCGCAAGCAATTGATGCGAATCACAACCGACTCGCGCCCTATGGAAGAGGCCAAGGATCCGGATACCGATCACCTATATCAGCTGTTTTCACTGTTTGCCAACGAGCCAGAACGCGAGGAAATGGCGGCCATGTATCGACGCGGTGGATTCGGCTACGGAGATGTCAAGAAAGCTCTGGCCGATGTGGCGGAGAACTTCTTTGCCGAAGCACGGGAACGGCGGGAGCAGTTTGTCGCCAATCCCAAGCAGGTTCGCGACATTCTGGAGGATGGTGCGAGTCGGGCTCGCCAAAAGGCGGGTGCAGTATTGCATCGGGCCCAAGAAGCCTGTGGATTGAAACATAGGTAG